A section of the Pseudomonas flavescens genome encodes:
- a CDS encoding cupin domain-containing protein, whose translation MDVGLRLQSIRKLKGLSQRELAKRAGVTNSTISMIEKNSVSPSISSLKKVLAGIPMSLVEFFSLEAEQDNQVQVVYRASELTDIHSGAITMKLIGKAHPSRAISFLDETYPPHSDTGLEMYAHEGEETGMLVEGRLELTVGDEVFVLESGDSYYFESSKPHRFRNPFDQPARLISATTPANF comes from the coding sequence TTGGACGTCGGTCTACGCCTGCAATCGATCCGTAAGCTCAAAGGGCTTTCCCAGCGCGAACTCGCCAAACGGGCGGGGGTCACCAACAGCACCATCTCGATGATCGAGAAGAACAGCGTCAGCCCCTCGATCAGTTCGTTGAAGAAGGTGCTGGCCGGCATTCCGATGTCGCTGGTGGAGTTCTTTTCCCTGGAGGCCGAGCAGGACAATCAGGTGCAGGTGGTCTATCGGGCAAGCGAGTTGACCGATATTCACAGTGGCGCGATCACCATGAAGCTGATCGGCAAGGCGCATCCGAGCCGCGCCATTTCCTTTCTCGACGAAACCTATCCGCCGCACAGCGACACCGGCCTGGAGATGTACGCCCATGAGGGCGAGGAGACCGGCATGCTGGTCGAAGGTCGTCTCGAGCTCACCGTCGGTGATGAAGTGTTCGTGCTCGAGAGCGGCGACAGCTATTACTTCGAGAGCAGCAAGCCCCATCGTTTTCGCAATCCCTTCGATCAACCCGCCCGGTTGATCAGTGCCACCACCCCGGCAAACTTCTAA
- the alr gene encoding alanine racemase, whose protein sequence is MRPARVLIDLQALRHNYQLARELSGARALAVVKADAYGHGAVRCAQALQGADGFAVACIEEALQLREARISGPILLLEGFFEAAELELIDRHELWCVVHAQWQLEAIEQASLERPLNVWLKLDSGMHRVGFHPADYQAAYRRLLASGKVAKIVLMSHFSRADELDNVRSDEQLAVFLAAREGLAAEVSLRNSPALLGWPSIPSDWSRPGIMLYGATPFEQAHDVAARLKPVMTLESRVISVRDLPAGEPVGYGARFTSERATRVGVVAMGYADGYPRHAPTGTPVLIDGQPSRIIGRVSMDMLTVDLSDLPAAGLGSRVEFWGSGVLASDVAIAAGTIPYQLFCNVRRVPLIYSES, encoded by the coding sequence ATGCGTCCCGCCCGTGTCCTGATCGATCTGCAAGCCCTGCGTCACAACTATCAATTGGCCCGTGAACTGTCCGGCGCGCGCGCGCTGGCGGTGGTCAAGGCCGATGCCTACGGGCATGGCGCGGTGCGCTGCGCGCAGGCGCTACAGGGTGCAGATGGTTTCGCCGTGGCCTGTATCGAAGAAGCGTTGCAACTGCGCGAGGCGCGGATCAGCGGGCCCATCCTGCTGCTCGAGGGCTTTTTCGAAGCGGCGGAGCTGGAGCTGATCGACAGGCACGAGCTGTGGTGCGTGGTACACGCACAATGGCAACTCGAAGCCATCGAGCAGGCGTCGCTCGAGCGGCCGCTGAACGTCTGGCTGAAGCTCGACAGCGGTATGCACCGCGTCGGCTTTCATCCGGCCGACTATCAGGCCGCCTACCGGCGCCTGCTGGCCAGCGGCAAGGTGGCGAAGATCGTGCTGATGAGCCACTTCTCCCGCGCCGACGAGCTCGACAACGTGCGCAGCGACGAGCAGCTTGCGGTGTTCCTCGCGGCTCGCGAAGGGCTTGCCGCCGAGGTCAGCCTGCGCAACTCGCCAGCGCTGCTCGGTTGGCCGAGCATTCCCAGCGACTGGTCGCGCCCCGGCATCATGCTCTATGGCGCCACGCCTTTCGAGCAGGCTCACGATGTCGCGGCCCGGCTAAAGCCGGTGATGACTCTGGAGTCGCGGGTGATCAGCGTCCGCGACCTGCCCGCAGGCGAGCCGGTCGGCTACGGCGCGCGCTTCACCAGTGAGCGGGCCACCCGCGTGGGGGTGGTCGCCATGGGCTATGCCGACGGTTACCCGCGTCACGCACCGACTGGTACACCGGTGCTCATCGATGGCCAGCCATCGCGGATCATCGGCCGGGTGTCGATGGACATGCTGACCGTCGACCTCAGCGATCTGCCCGCTGCCGGGCTGGGCAGCCGTGTCGAGTTCTGGGGCTCCGGCGTGCTGGCCAGCGATGTCGCCATCGCGGCGGGTACCATTCCCTATCAACTGTTCTGCAACGTGCGACGCGTGCCGCTGATTTACAGCGAAAGCTAA
- a CDS encoding RidA family protein has product MSIQRLRTEPRLSEIVIHNGTVYLAGQLDEDHSEGIEAQTKATLDSIDAFLAEAGTDKTRILSITIFLKNIDDREGLNKVWDAWVPAGQSPARACVEAKLYSPDVLVEMTVIAALP; this is encoded by the coding sequence ATGTCCATACAGCGCCTGCGAACTGAGCCGCGTCTGAGCGAAATCGTCATTCACAATGGCACCGTCTATCTGGCCGGCCAGTTGGATGAAGACCACAGCGAAGGGATCGAGGCCCAGACCAAGGCGACCCTGGACAGCATCGATGCGTTCCTCGCCGAAGCCGGCACCGACAAGACGCGTATCCTGTCGATCACCATCTTCCTGAAGAACATCGATGATCGCGAAGGCCTGAACAAGGTCTGGGACGCCTGGGTACCGGCTGGCCAGTCTCCGGCCCGCGCCTGCGTCGAAGCCAAACTGTATTCGCCGGACGTGCTCGTGGAGATGACCGTGATTGCTGCTTTACCCTAA
- the dadA gene encoding D-amino acid dehydrogenase, protein MRVLVLGSGVIGTASAYYLARQGFEVVVVDRQNGPAMETSFANAGQVSPGYASPWAAPGVPLKAIKWLLQKHAPLAIKMTGDIDQYLWMAQMLRNCTASRYAVNKERMVRLSEYSRDCLDELRAETGLAYEGRQLGTTQIFRTQAQLDNAAKDIAVLQQSGVPYELLDRAGIAKVEPALAGVTDKLAGALRLPNDQTGDCQMFTRKLADMAAALGVQFRFGQNIQRLDFAGDRINGVWIDGQLETADRYVLALGSYSPQLLKPLGVRAPVYPLKGYSLTVPITKPAMAPTSTILDETYKVAITRFDQRIRVGGMAEIAGFDLSLDPRRRETLEMIVGDLYPQGGDLSQADFWTGLRPATPDGTPIVGATPYRNLFLNTGHGTLGWTMACGSGRLLADIIARKRPQISSEGLDISRYGTTKESNTHVHTAPAN, encoded by the coding sequence ATGCGGGTTCTGGTGCTTGGTAGTGGTGTGATCGGTACGGCCAGTGCGTATTACCTGGCCCGTCAGGGTTTCGAGGTGGTGGTCGTGGATCGCCAGAACGGCCCGGCCATGGAAACCAGCTTCGCCAACGCTGGCCAGGTCTCGCCAGGCTATGCCTCGCCCTGGGCGGCGCCAGGTGTGCCGCTCAAAGCCATCAAGTGGCTGCTGCAGAAGCATGCGCCACTGGCGATCAAGATGACCGGCGATATCGACCAGTACCTGTGGATGGCGCAGATGCTGCGCAACTGCACGGCCAGCCGCTATGCGGTGAACAAGGAACGCATGGTGCGCCTGTCCGAGTACAGCCGCGACTGCCTCGACGAGCTGCGTGCGGAAACCGGTCTGGCCTATGAAGGGCGCCAACTGGGCACCACGCAGATCTTCCGCACCCAGGCCCAGCTGGACAACGCTGCCAAGGACATCGCCGTGCTGCAGCAGTCCGGCGTGCCCTACGAGTTGCTCGACCGGGCTGGCATCGCCAAGGTCGAGCCGGCGCTGGCGGGCGTCACCGACAAGCTCGCCGGTGCCCTGCGCCTGCCTAACGACCAGACTGGCGATTGCCAGATGTTCACCCGCAAGCTGGCCGACATGGCCGCCGCGCTGGGTGTGCAGTTCCGGTTCGGGCAGAACATCCAGCGCCTGGATTTCGCCGGTGATCGCATCAACGGCGTGTGGATCGACGGCCAGCTGGAAACCGCCGACCGCTACGTGCTGGCGTTGGGCAGCTACAGCCCGCAATTGCTCAAGCCGCTGGGCGTGCGCGCGCCGGTGTATCCGCTCAAGGGCTATTCGCTGACCGTGCCGATCACCAAGCCGGCCATGGCGCCGACTTCGACCATCCTCGACGAGACCTACAAGGTGGCGATCACCCGTTTCGACCAGCGCATCCGCGTGGGCGGCATGGCCGAAATCGCCGGCTTCGATCTCAGCCTCGATCCGCGCCGCCGGGAAACCCTGGAGATGATCGTCGGTGACCTGTATCCGCAGGGCGGTGATCTGAGCCAGGCCGATTTCTGGACGGGCCTGCGCCCGGCAACCCCCGATGGCACGCCGATCGTTGGCGCAACACCCTATCGAAACCTGTTTCTGAACACCGGACACGGTACCCTAGGCTGGACCATGGCCTGTGGCTCTGGGCGCTTGCTCGCCGATATCATCGCCAGAAAGCGCCCGCAGATCAGCAGCGAAGGCCTGGATATTTCCCGTTATGGCACAACCAAGGAGTCGAACACCCATGTCCATACAGCGCCTGCGAACTGA
- the dadR gene encoding transcriptional regulator DadR, which yields MRTQHQSRRELDKIDRNILRILQEDGRISFTELGERVGLSTTPCTERVRRLEREGIIMGYHARLNPQNLKASLLVFVEISLDYKSGDTFEDFRRAVLKLPHVLECHLVSGDFDYLVKARINEMASYRKLLGDILLKLPHVRESKSYIVMEEVKESLALPVPE from the coding sequence ATGCGTACGCAACATCAGAGCCGCCGCGAGCTGGACAAGATCGATCGCAACATCCTGCGCATCCTCCAGGAGGACGGCCGCATCTCCTTCACCGAGCTGGGCGAACGGGTCGGCCTGTCCACCACGCCCTGCACGGAGCGGGTACGTCGCCTGGAGCGCGAAGGCATCATCATGGGCTACCACGCCCGCCTCAATCCGCAGAACCTCAAGGCCAGCCTGCTGGTCTTCGTGGAGATCAGCCTGGACTACAAATCCGGCGACACCTTCGAGGATTTCCGCCGCGCCGTGCTCAAGCTGCCCCACGTACTGGAATGCCACCTGGTATCCGGCGATTTCGACTACCTGGTGAAGGCGCGCATCAACGAAATGGCCAGCTACCGCAAACTGCTCGGCGACATCCTCCTCAAGCTGCCCCATGTGCGCGAGTCGAAGAGCTATATCGTGATGGAAGAGGTGAAGGAGAGCCTGGCACTGCCGGTGCCGGAGTAA